The Vibrio tarriae genome includes a window with the following:
- a CDS encoding TIGR03503 family protein has product MLRILAAIVGCLISLSSLAAQQSSMSLLDNRFRVDPTITQITFVIYREKDSQPVVLVRPDGSKYYQWRNPENVRWYQEPSMDIISIENPMPGPWQAIGKVTPKNNIKLISNLQLTTDVFPSRVFQGEEFKFTARLTSDGKPLLLRDFLDRVNLKVTFTKFVENEDSLAKEARPIPEVLGEFADDGTLLDEKPGDGVFTVALKMAIEPGKYRLRITSGNGVFLRAQEQEVLVYPTPISTTFIQSRLTGTPHQVLFTGEQGMIEPGSLLAHIRHRHPYQDDYISESQAGKESLTAKLEIPYDGEFGNYSWDGKVWATELASQRELYFPIGDQTYSVVDELNIAEVRRIQEEEEALRLKQEQELLIIQMREEQRSRNMMYIIVGNIVVLILALAVWFVLRKIKMKKAAVPEMQLNMPPKKGK; this is encoded by the coding sequence ATGTTGAGGATTCTCGCGGCGATAGTGGGATGTTTGATCAGTTTGAGTAGTCTAGCGGCACAACAATCTAGCATGTCGCTGCTTGATAACCGTTTTCGCGTTGATCCGACCATAACCCAAATCACCTTTGTGATTTACCGCGAAAAAGATTCTCAGCCAGTCGTGTTAGTTCGCCCTGATGGCAGTAAGTATTATCAATGGCGTAACCCTGAAAATGTGCGCTGGTATCAAGAACCCTCGATGGACATCATCTCGATTGAGAATCCTATGCCAGGGCCTTGGCAGGCAATCGGTAAAGTCACACCGAAAAACAACATCAAACTTATCTCGAATCTACAACTTACGACCGACGTCTTTCCCAGCCGAGTGTTTCAAGGGGAAGAATTTAAATTTACCGCACGCTTAACGTCGGACGGTAAACCTTTGCTATTGCGCGATTTTCTAGATCGAGTCAACCTCAAAGTGACCTTCACCAAGTTTGTTGAAAATGAAGATTCTCTCGCCAAGGAAGCGCGCCCCATTCCCGAAGTGCTCGGAGAATTTGCCGATGATGGTACTTTGCTTGATGAAAAGCCCGGCGATGGTGTGTTCACGGTCGCTTTAAAAATGGCGATTGAACCGGGCAAATACCGTTTACGAATTACCTCAGGAAATGGCGTTTTTCTGCGTGCGCAAGAGCAAGAGGTGTTAGTTTACCCAACGCCGATTTCTACTACTTTCATTCAATCACGCCTTACTGGTACTCCACATCAAGTTTTGTTTACAGGTGAGCAGGGGATGATTGAACCTGGTTCTTTACTTGCTCATATTCGGCATCGCCATCCTTATCAAGATGACTATATCTCGGAGTCTCAAGCTGGTAAGGAATCGTTGACTGCGAAATTAGAGATCCCCTATGACGGAGAATTTGGCAACTATTCTTGGGATGGAAAAGTGTGGGCGACCGAACTTGCTTCACAACGTGAACTCTATTTCCCGATTGGCGATCAAACCTACAGTGTGGTCGATGAGCTTAATATTGCTGAAGTGCGTCGAATTCAGGAAGAAGAGGAAGCTTTACGCCTGAAACAAGAGCAAGAGCTGCTGATCATTCAGATGCGCGAAGAGCAGCGTAGCCGCAACATGATGTACATCATAGTGGGTAATATCGTGGTACTGATCTTGGCATTAGCCGTTTGGTTTGTACTGCGTAAGATCAAAATGAAAAAAGCCGCTGTACCGGAAATGCAGCTAAATATGCCGCCTAAGAAGGGTAAGTAA
- the fadE gene encoding acyl-CoA dehydrogenase FadE codes for MEILLSTLIMLLILGACLYQRTSLFTSLAALTFTMLALSLFGPVGFFGWALYLAAVVVLCLPSVRQSLISGKALAVFKKVLPAMSQTEKEALEAGTVWWEAELFKGKPDWKKLHNIQAPKLSAEEQAFLDGPVNEVCAMVSDYQVTHELADLPPEVWTFLKEKKFFAMIIKKQYGGLEFSAYAQSLVLQKLTGVSGVLSSTVGVPNSLGPGELLQHYGTEEQKNYYLPRLAEGKEIPCFALTSPEAGSDAGSIPDFGVVCKGQWEGKEVLGMRLTWNKRYITLAPVATVLGLAFKLRDPEGLLGDKEELGITCALIPTHLKGVEIGNRHFPLNVPFQNGPTRAKDLFVPLDFIIGGPKMAGQGWRMLVECLSVGRGITLPSNSTGGIKTAALATGAYARIRRQFKQPIGQMEGIEEPLARLAGNAYVMDAASNLTVTGIDLGEKPSVISAIVKYHCTHRGQRSIIDAMDIVGGKGICLGPANFLARGYQGAPIAVTVEGANILTRSMIIFGQGAIRCHPYVLREMEAAYSPNSDAVEKFDSALAGHVGFVLSNLVRSLWLGLTDGYGSQAPTRDATKRYYQQLNRYSANLALLADISMAVLGGSLKRRERLSARLGDILSQLYLSSATLKRFENDGRPAEDLPLVHWGLQDSLRQTEIAIDEFLVNFPNRMIGRALRVLMMPFGRVRKAPSDKLDSKLAQILQTPSETRSRIGRHQYLTPSDNNPAGKIEQALNVILQAEPLFEKACKALGQRRPFMGLDEVAKLGLEAKVLTIQEAALLSEAEAHRLYTINVDDFAPQELAAKKRTQRKAEVA; via the coding sequence ATGGAAATCTTGCTCTCTACCTTAATCATGCTCTTGATACTCGGCGCATGCCTGTATCAAAGAACATCCCTATTTACCTCATTAGCAGCACTGACTTTCACCATGCTAGCGCTTTCACTGTTTGGGCCTGTTGGCTTTTTCGGTTGGGCGCTCTATTTGGCGGCCGTCGTCGTGCTCTGTCTGCCATCCGTTCGCCAATCGTTGATCAGTGGTAAAGCATTAGCAGTGTTTAAAAAAGTACTGCCCGCGATGTCACAGACCGAGAAAGAAGCCCTTGAGGCCGGAACAGTTTGGTGGGAAGCCGAACTGTTTAAAGGCAAACCGGACTGGAAAAAGCTGCACAATATCCAAGCTCCGAAGCTCTCTGCTGAAGAACAAGCCTTCCTGGATGGCCCAGTCAATGAAGTGTGTGCCATGGTTAGCGACTACCAAGTCACCCATGAACTGGCAGATTTACCGCCAGAAGTGTGGACTTTCCTCAAAGAGAAGAAATTCTTCGCCATGATCATCAAAAAACAGTATGGCGGCTTAGAATTTTCAGCTTATGCACAATCTTTGGTGCTGCAAAAACTGACCGGTGTTTCTGGTGTTCTCTCCTCAACCGTAGGCGTACCTAACTCTTTAGGCCCCGGTGAGCTGCTGCAACATTACGGTACCGAAGAGCAGAAAAACTATTACTTACCTCGCTTAGCGGAAGGCAAAGAGATCCCCTGTTTTGCTTTAACCAGCCCAGAAGCCGGTTCAGACGCAGGTTCTATCCCTGATTTCGGTGTAGTTTGTAAAGGACAATGGGAAGGCAAAGAAGTTCTAGGTATGCGCCTGACGTGGAACAAGCGCTACATCACTCTCGCACCGGTGGCGACTGTGCTGGGGCTTGCCTTTAAACTGCGCGACCCTGAAGGACTGCTCGGTGATAAAGAAGAGCTCGGCATTACCTGTGCCTTGATCCCAACGCATCTTAAAGGCGTGGAGATCGGCAATCGCCACTTCCCACTCAACGTGCCTTTCCAAAACGGTCCAACCCGTGCCAAAGATCTGTTTGTGCCGCTGGATTTCATCATCGGTGGTCCAAAAATGGCAGGCCAAGGATGGCGCATGTTGGTGGAATGTCTTTCGGTGGGACGCGGCATTACCCTACCTTCCAACTCAACCGGCGGCATTAAAACTGCGGCACTCGCTACAGGCGCTTATGCGCGTATTCGTCGCCAGTTCAAACAACCTATCGGTCAGATGGAAGGGATTGAAGAGCCATTAGCGCGTCTAGCCGGTAACGCTTATGTGATGGATGCGGCAAGTAACCTGACTGTCACGGGTATCGATCTCGGTGAAAAGCCTTCGGTAATTTCTGCGATCGTAAAATATCACTGTACTCACCGCGGACAACGCTCAATTATTGATGCGATGGACATTGTCGGCGGTAAAGGCATCTGTTTAGGCCCCGCTAACTTCCTCGCTCGCGGGTATCAAGGTGCTCCAATTGCCGTTACCGTAGAAGGCGCGAACATTCTTACCCGCTCGATGATCATCTTTGGTCAAGGTGCGATTCGCTGCCATCCTTATGTACTCAGAGAAATGGAAGCGGCTTATAGCCCAAATTCTGATGCGGTAGAAAAATTTGATAGTGCCCTAGCAGGACACGTTGGCTTTGTGCTCAGCAACTTAGTGCGCAGTCTATGGCTTGGTTTGACTGATGGTTATGGTTCACAAGCCCCAACCCGTGATGCAACCAAGCGCTACTACCAACAGCTTAATCGTTACAGTGCTAACTTGGCCCTGCTTGCGGATATCTCCATGGCAGTATTGGGCGGCTCACTCAAACGTAGAGAGCGTCTCTCTGCCCGTTTAGGGGATATTCTGAGCCAGCTTTACTTAAGCTCAGCGACCTTAAAACGTTTTGAAAACGATGGCCGTCCAGCCGAAGATTTACCACTGGTACATTGGGGCTTACAAGATAGTTTGCGCCAAACTGAAATCGCCATTGATGAGTTCTTGGTTAACTTCCCAAATCGGATGATTGGCCGCGCATTACGTGTACTCATGATGCCTTTCGGCCGAGTGCGTAAAGCGCCAAGTGACAAGCTCGATAGCAAGCTCGCGCAGATCTTGCAAACCCCGAGTGAAACACGTTCAAGAATTGGTCGTCACCAATACTTAACACCGAGTGATAACAATCCTGCGGGTAAGATAGAACAAGCGTTGAATGTGATTTTACAAGCTGAGCCGCTGTTTGAAAAAGCATGCAAAGCGCTTGGTCAACGCCGCCCATTTATGGGGTTGGATGAAGTCGCCAAGCTGGGCTTAGAAGCCAAAGTGCTGACCATTCAGGAAGCGGCACTACTGAGCGAAGCGGAAGCACATCGTCTCTACACCATCAATGTCGATGACTTTGCCCCACAAGAGCTGGCCGCAAAAAAGCGCACACAACGTAAAGCAGAAGTGGCTTAA
- the lpcA gene encoding D-sedoheptulose 7-phosphate isomerase gives MYQDLIRSELTEAADVLQKFLSDDHNIAQIEAAAKLIADSFKQGGKVLSCGNGGSHCDAMHFAEELTGRYRENRPGYPGIAISDPSHLSCVSNDFGYDYVFSRYVEAVGAKGDVLFGLSTSGNSGNILKAIEAAKAKGMKTIALTGKDGGKMAGLADVEIRVPHFGYADRIQEVHIKIIHIIIQLIEKEMA, from the coding sequence ATGTACCAGGATTTAATTAGAAGTGAACTGACCGAAGCGGCAGACGTTTTGCAGAAATTTTTGAGTGATGACCACAACATCGCACAAATTGAAGCGGCGGCTAAGCTGATTGCTGATTCGTTCAAGCAAGGTGGGAAAGTGCTTTCTTGCGGTAATGGTGGTTCGCATTGTGATGCCATGCACTTTGCTGAAGAGTTGACTGGGCGTTACCGTGAAAACCGCCCTGGTTATCCTGGTATTGCGATTTCTGATCCAAGCCATCTGTCTTGTGTGAGTAACGATTTTGGCTATGACTATGTTTTCTCTCGTTATGTGGAAGCGGTCGGAGCGAAAGGCGATGTGCTGTTTGGCTTATCGACTTCCGGTAATTCAGGCAACATCCTAAAAGCCATTGAGGCGGCGAAAGCAAAAGGCATGAAAACCATCGCGTTAACCGGCAAAGATGGCGGTAAAATGGCGGGTTTGGCCGATGTTGAAATTCGTGTGCCACATTTTGGTTACGCGGATCGTATCCAAGAAGTGCACATTAAGATCATCCACATCATCATTCAGTTGATTGAAAAGGAAATGGCGTAA
- a CDS encoding class II glutamine amidotransferase, which yields MCELLGMSANVPTDICFSFTGLMQRGGKTGPHRDGWGIAFYEGKGFRTFKDPNPSSQSKIAELVQQYPIKSRAVISHIRQANRGGVNLENTHPFTRELWGQYWTFAHNGQLTGYQNLVTGRHRPVGETDSELAFCWLLNQMEQRYPEGPQDWPEMLRYVAQCCDELRALGVFNMLLSNGEYVMAYCTNHLYWITRRAPFGRAALLDEDVEINFQEETTPNDVVSVIATQPLTGNETWQRMKPGQFAFFHFGERIEDNAHVLMDVGFAPNRPRCQAPSQPLD from the coding sequence ATGTGTGAATTGCTCGGCATGAGCGCCAATGTACCAACCGATATCTGTTTTAGTTTCACTGGCTTGATGCAACGTGGCGGGAAAACGGGTCCGCATCGTGATGGGTGGGGAATCGCGTTTTACGAAGGCAAAGGCTTTCGTACCTTCAAAGATCCCAATCCTAGCAGTCAGTCCAAAATTGCCGAGTTAGTTCAGCAGTATCCGATCAAAAGTCGTGCGGTGATCAGCCACATTCGTCAGGCCAATCGCGGTGGGGTGAATCTGGAAAACACTCATCCGTTTACCCGCGAGTTGTGGGGGCAGTACTGGACATTTGCCCACAATGGGCAATTGACGGGATATCAAAATCTAGTCACTGGACGCCATCGACCAGTCGGTGAAACGGACAGCGAACTGGCATTCTGTTGGTTGCTGAATCAAATGGAACAGCGTTACCCCGAAGGTCCACAAGATTGGCCTGAGATGCTGCGCTATGTTGCGCAGTGTTGTGATGAGCTTAGAGCTCTCGGTGTCTTTAATATGCTGCTGTCTAATGGCGAATATGTGATGGCGTATTGCACCAATCATTTGTATTGGATCACTCGCCGAGCCCCATTTGGCCGTGCAGCACTGCTCGATGAAGATGTCGAGATCAATTTCCAAGAAGAAACCACGCCGAATGATGTGGTGTCAGTGATTGCGACTCAACCGTTAACCGGTAATGAAACTTGGCAGCGTATGAAGCCGGGGCAATTCGCATTTTTCCATTTTGGAGAGCGGATAGAAGACAATGCACATGTGTTGATGGATGTGGGTTTTGCACCGAATCGACCCAGATGTCAGGCACCAAGCCAACCTCTCGACTAA